In Acidobacteriota bacterium, the DNA window CCCTTCAGGTCCATGGCTGTCTCCCGGGACGGGATTCTAGGCCTCCGGGCCGCGGGTCACTTTCCGGGTGGTCCGTCGAGAGACTCGAGCGTCGCCGTGGACGGCGGACGCGAGGCCTGCAGCTTCCTCGCGACGGCCTCGGCCTGCCGGAGCGCGCGGAGCACGTTTCCGCCCGCGAGCTTGACGAGGTCCGCGTCGCTCCATCCGCGGCGGATCAGCTCGGCGAAGAGGTTCGGGTACGTGGAGACGTCCTCGAGGCCGACGGGCCAGCTGTCGTTGCCGTCGTAGTCGGCGCCGAGCCCGACGTGGTCGACGCCCGCGACTTTCCGGACGTGCTCGACGTGGTCGGCGACCTCTCCCACCGTCGCCTTCGGGACCTTCAGGGGCGCGAAGATCTCCTTCCAGAGGGCATCGCGATCCTTCTCGCTCGCGAGCGTCTTCGCGCGGGCGTTGAACTCCTGAAACGCCGGCATGAGGATCTTCGCGGCCTCGGGCGAGACGAAGCCCGTGACGAACGCGATCATCACGACGCCGCCGTTCTTCGGAAGGAGCCGGATGACGTCGTCGGGCACGTTGCGCGGGACGTCGCAGATCGCGCGCGCGGAGGAGTGCGAGAAGATCACCGGCGCTTCGGAGACGCGCAGCGCCGCGCGCATCGTCTCGGGCGCGACGTGCGAGAGGTCCACGAGCATCCCGAGGCGGTTCATCTCGCGGACGACCTCTTCGCCGAACTTCGTGAGGCCGCCGTGGCGGGCGGGCGCATCGGTCGCGCTGTCGGCCCAGAGCAGCGACGTGTTGTGCGTGAGCGTCATGTACCGCGCGCCGAGCGCGTAGTACGCCCGCAGGGCGCCGAGCGAGTTCTCGAGGGCGTGGCCGCCCTCCATCCCGATGAACGATGCGATCTTCCCGGCCTTGAAGGCTTTCTCGGCGTCGTCGGCCGTGAGCGCGAGCGCGAACGTGTCGGGGTAACGCTCGACGATGCGCCGGGCGAGCTCGATCTGCTCGAGCTGCATGCGCGCCCAGCCCTCCTTCGCCTCTCCCGGGACGTAGACGGACCAGAACTGCCCGCCGACGCGCCCGGCCCTGAGGCGCGGGATGTCGGTCTGGCCGGACGTCTTCGTCCTGAGGTCGTACGCGGCGACGTCTCCCGGCGCCGCCTTCGCCTCGCGGATCGCCCACGGCAGGTCGTTGTGGCCGTCGATCAGGATGTGGCGCGAGAGGAGGTCCTTCGCGTGCGCGAGGGCCGTATCATCCGCCGCCGCAGCGGGAAGGGCGACGGCAAGGGCGGCGGCGGCAAGGTTGAGACGAAATCGCATGGCGGCGACGATAGCGCGTTCGCGGCTGCTACGCTGGCCGGCGCGATGACCGACGCGACGCTACGCTCCGATCCGGCGCCCCGCTTCGACCCCGCGCGCCGCCGGGCCGTGACGTTTGCGCTCGTTCTCGTGACGTCGCTCTCGTCGTTCGAGTCGACCGTCGTCACGACCGCGATGCCCACGATCATCGGCGACCTCCACGGCCTGCCGCTCTACTCGTGGGTGTTCTCGGTGTACCTCTTCGGCTCGACGATCACGATGCCGATCTACGGGAGGCTCGCGGACGTCCATGGCCGGCGCCGGATGATGCTGCTCGCGATCGCGCTCTTCGCGGGGAGCTCCCTTCTCGCCGCGCTCGCGCGAACGATGCCGCAGCTCATCGCCGCGCGCGGGCTGCAGGGCCTTGGCGCCGGCGGCCTCATCCCGCTGGCGCTGACGGTCTCTGGCGACCTCTACTCGATGGAGGAGCGCGCGCGGATCCAGGGCCTCTTCAGCTCGATCTGGGGCGTGTCGAGCCTCGTCGGCCCGCTCGCGGGCGCGTTCCTGACCGTGACGGCCGGCTGGCGCTCGATCTTCCTGCTGAACCTGCCGCTGGGCCTCCTCGCCGCGTGGATCGTCGCGACGCGGATGATCGAGACTCCGGGTGCGCCGCGCGCGGTCGCCGGCGCGCCGGGGCTCGTTGCGCTCCTCAAGCGCCGCGCCACGGCGTGGCCCTACGTCTCGGCCGTGCTCATGGGGATCGCCCTGTACGGGGTCTCGACGTACGTGCCGCTCTTCGTGCAGGGCGCGCGAGGCGGCAGCGCGAGCTCCGCCGGCGCGGTCATCACGCCGCTCATCCTCTTCTGGGCCGTTTCGGCGACGGCGGGCGGCCGGCTCATTCTCAGGATCGGGTTCCGGCAGTCGGCCGTCGTCGGCGCGGGGCTCCTCGTCCTCGGCTTCGCGGGGCTCCTCGCGGCGGCGGCGCTCGACGCCTCGACACCGTGGATCAGCGCCGCGTGCGCCGTCATCGGCTGCGGCCTCGGGCCGACCGCGCTCTCGCAGCTTCTCGCCGTCCAGGAGGACGCGCCCGCGGAGCAGCGCGGCGTCGCGACGAGCCTCGTGCCGTTCTTCCGTACCGTCGGCGGCTCGCTCGGGGTGGCCGCGATGGGCGCCGTCCTCGCGGCCGGTCTCTCGGCGCGTCTCGGGCCCGCGCTGGAGTCCGCGAGCCGGGCGCTCTCCGGCGAGATCCCCGCGCCGCCGGGCTTTCGGATCGCCCTGGAGCGCTCGCTGCTTCCGGTCTTCGCAGCGCTGCTCGCGGCGGCCGTTCTCGCGGCCTTTGCCGCCGCGCGGTTCCCGGCGGGCCGGCACCGCAGCCGCTGAGACGCCGTCGCGAATTGATCGCGGGCGGGTTCCTGGGAGATGATCCGCCGCTCTCATGACACGTCATGACGCACGGGGCTGGTTCGCCGTCCTGGCGTGCCTCGCGGCCCTCCCGGCCGCCGGCGTGGAGCCCCTGCGCGTCGCGTCGCTCCGCGCGAACCTTTCCCCTGTCGCCGAGTTCGCCCCTGGCGACGCGGCAGGCGGCGCCGCCGCGGCCGAGGCCCTCGACTTCCACCCGATCGCCGTGCCCGCGACGTGGCAGAAGGCGGGCTTCGCCGAGCACGGGTTCGGCTGGTACCGGTTCCGGTTCACGCTCGCGGCGGACATCGCCGACAAACCGCTCGCGTTCCTCTGTTCGCAGATCCGGGACGCGGACGAGGTGTTCCTCGACGGTGTGCGCGTGGGCGGAACGGGCGGGTTCCCGCCCGCGTACGACAAGGGCACGCTGGTGAGGCGCGTGTACGAGCTCCCTGCGGGCCTCACGACCCGCGCGGGCGTCCACACGCTCCTCGTGAGGGTCTACAACGCCGGGCCGCGGGACGGGGGATCACGGGCGCGCCGTACCTCGACGGCGTGTCGGCGGCGGTCCAGACGCGCATCAACCACGAGACGCCGCTCGCGCTGGTCGCGGCCGCGATCTTCGCCCTCGGGCTCTTCGCGCTCTTCGTGTTTCTGCGCGACCGCCTGCAGGTGGAGTTCCTGATCTTCTTTCTCTTCACGATGGGCGTCGCGCTCTATCTCGGCACGTGGCTCTCCGTGTGGCCTCTCCTCGGGATTCCCCTCTCGCCGGTGTTCCGGCTGAACCTCGCGCTCTCCTTCTCGATCCCGCCGCTCCTCGGGCTCTTCTTCTACCGGTTCTATCTCGCGCGTCCTCCGCGCTGGCTGCGGGCGGTGTTCGTCGTGGAGGGCGCGTGCGCCGCGCTGTGCCTCGCGTGGCCTCGCGTCGACGATCTCTACCGGCTCCTCGCGGTGAGCTACGCCGCGGTGGCGATCATCGGCGGCCACGTCGCGGCGCTTCTCATTTCGAAGTGGCGCCGGGGCGTCTCCTACGCCCGCCCTGTCGTCGCCGGATTTCTCCTCGTCTTCCTCGCGACGCTCCACGACGTCGCGCAGGACCTGTCCATGGTCCCGGAAGCCGACCACCTCCAGCTCATCGGTCCCGCGTTTCTTCTCTTCTCGGCGATCTTCCTGTCCGTCGTCGCGGATCGCATGGTGCGCCTGAGAGTCGCGGCTGCGACGGACCCCCTGACGGGCCTGCCGAACCGGACGGGCCTCTTCGAGCGAATCGCGCTCGAGCTCGCGCGCTCCAAGCGCACGGGGCGGCCGGTCGCCGTCGCCGTTCTCGACCTCGACCGCTTCAAGGACTTCAACGACGCCCACGGGCACCTCGCGGGAGACCGGCTCCTCATCGCGTCGGGCGAGGCGCTCACGGCCTCCCTCCGGACGACGGACCTCGCCGCGCGCTTCGGCGGCGAGGAGTTCGTCGTCCTCCTCCCCGAGATCGGGCGCGACGAGGCGGCCGCCTGCGCCGAGCGCATCCGGCTCGCCGTCTCGAAGGCGCGCGTGCCGGGGGTCGCCGGGCACGTCACGGCGTCGATCGGGCTGGCCGTGCACGACCCGCAGGACGGCGCGCCGCCGGGCGCGGCCGTTCTCCTGCGCGAGGCCGACGCGGCCCTCTACCGCGCCAAGGCGCTCGGCCGCGACCGCGTGTGCATCGCCGAGGGGCCGGTCGCGGGCGAACGACTGAAGGGCATCAGCGGCGATTCGGGGTGACAATGGGCGGCTGAAGGAGCCGACCATGCGCAACGTCCTCCGTTACGTCCTCGTCGTCGCCGCCCTGGCCGCGCTCGCGGCACCCGTCCGCGCCCAGCAGACCGCGGGCCAGACCGTCGTCGTGCCCTCGCTGCCCGGGATGCCGAACCAGGAAATGAAGATCGCGTCGGAGCCGCTCGCGAACTCCGAGATGGTCGGCCCGGAGCTTCCATTCACGGGCCAGGTCATCCAGTGGGAGGAAGGCCGCTCGATCACGATGAAGTTCGAGGACGGGCTCACGCGCGTGGTCCCCGTGGTCTCGAACATCATCTTCCCGCCGGACCTCCGGCCGGGCGGCATGCTGACGGTGTTCGTCCGGCAGACGGCCGACGGGCGCTACCGCGTGACCGGACTCACCACCGCGATGCAGCCGCCGAAGCCGCCGCCTCTGCCGGCGCCGACCGCCGCACCCGAGCCCGCTCCCGCGGCGCCGACGGCGCCGCCCGTTGCGATGCCCGAGCCGCCGGCCCCGGGCCCGAAGGGCAAGACGGTGGTCGGCGCGACGTACATCACGCTGCGCGGGACGTTCAAGTCGATCGACAAGGGCACCGTCACGCTCGTCGAAGCGAACGGGACCGAGCGCACCGTGAAGCTCTCCGAGAAGGCCGCGGTCGCCGGGGGGCTCAAGGAGGGCGACAAGATCGTCGTGCGCGTCCCGCTCCAGAAGCCGTTCGACGGAAAGACGGCCGACCGCGTCGAGCGCCCGAAGCCGCCGAAGACGCCGCCGCCGTCGAAGTTCAGCAAGGTCCAGACCCCGGCGAACTGATGGGCCGGCGGGTCGCCCTTTTCGCGTTCGGCCTCGCCTGCGCCGCGTGCCTCTCGGCCGAGGCCCAGCCCACCGCGGTCCCGACGGCCGCAGGCGCGGGCGCCGTCGCGCCGTCGGACCAGACGGCCGTGAAGCCCGCGCTCCCGGACGAGCGCGCAAACCGCACCGTCGAGCTCGGGACCGCACCGCCGACTCCGGCGCCTCTGCCCGCGCCGGTTCCCGCGCCGGCTCCCGCGCCTCCGCCGGCCGTCGAGGAGCCCGGCCGCTCCGAGCCGGTCACGGGCGAAGCGCCCGCGGCGGCCGGCAGCGTGCACAGGAAGCCCGGCGTCGCGCCGCGCCCCGTGAGCGTCGCGAAGGCGCCGTCGTACACGGTCGTCGCCCTGGACGGGAAGAGCCTCACGCTCCGGCGGGCGGAAGGCACCACCGTCACGTTTCCGCTCGCGAGGAAGGCGGACGTGCCGAAGGGCCTCGCGCCCGGGCAGTCCGTGACGATCAAGACCCGCACCGAGAACGGGAAAAAGGTCGTCTCGCGCGTCCGCGAAGCGAGCGACGCGCCGGTCCTCACGAACGTGAACTGAGCGCGCCGCGCGCAGCGGGAACTTCCACGCCTCCGCCCGGGTCGTATCGGGGCGAGGAGGCCGCCATGTTCGAGCCCGCACCCGCGCCCCGCCGAAGGCCCATGTTCGCCGTCTCCGCCACGGCGCACGCCGCGCTCGCGGCAGTCCTCGTCGTGCCGCCGCTCTTCGCGACGCCGGAGCCGCCGGAACTGGACGGGATCGTGAAGATCGACTGGGTCCCCGTTCTCACGATCGACGCCCCGGCTCGCATTTCGGTGGATTCTCTTAGAAGGGTAAGAGAGGGCGGTCTAGGGGCGCGCACCGCGAGCGCGAGCGGCGCCGCCGCGCGCCCCCCGGTTTCCCAGCCAACGGGCATCGGGTCGGTGCTGCCGGATCCGACGAGCGAGCCCGAAGGCCAATTCACCTTCGAAGGAACCGACGAGCAAAGCGAGTCGGGCATCGGCGTTCCGGGTGAAACGGGCAAGCCCGGATCGGGGGGGCCGGGCGGCGGGATTCTCGATGCGACGGCTCCCGGGGTCTCGCCGCCTGTCGCGATCGAGACGATCGCGCCCCCGTACCCCGAGCTCGCGCGGCGCGCGCGCATCGAAGGGGTGGTCGTCCTCGACGCCGTCATCGGGGCGGACGGCGCGGTGCGCGAAGTGCGCGTGGCGCAGGGCGTGAGCCCGCTCCTCGATCCGGCGGCCGTCGAGGCGGTTCGGCGCTGGCGCTATCGTCCGGCTTCCGTCGGGGCGCGGCCCGTGGCCGTTCTCTTGAAGGTCGTCCTCACTTTCTCGCTCCGGAACCTGTGACATAACGCCCGCGTGATCCTGTTCGAGAACGCCGACGTCCTCGTGCTGGACAAGCCGGCGGGCGTCTCGATGGCGACGTCTTCGCGCCCGGGCTCGGCGGAGGAGGCCGTGCGGCGGCTCCTCGCGGCGTGCGGCGTGCCGGCGGACGAACCGCTGCCGCTCCTCGTCCACCGTCTCGACGTCGGGACGAGCGGCGTCGTCCTGCTCGCGAAGAACGACGCGGCTCACCGGGCGCTCTCCCGCGCTCTCCAGCAGAAGACCGCGCAGAAGTCGTACCGCGCGCTCGTATGGGGCCACCCCGTGCCGGCCCGAGGACGCATCGACCTTCCGCTCGCGCGGGACCCGAAGGACGGGCGGAAGATGCGCGTCGAAAAGGACGGCAAGCCGTCCGCGACGCGCTACGAGACCCTCAGGAGATACGCGGGTCTCTCGGATCTGCGCCTCTTCCCCGAGACGGGGCGGACCCACCAGATCCGCGTCCACCTTTCTGCGAAGGGCCATCCGATCGCGGGGGACGACTTCTACGGCGGCGCGACGCGCTGGCGGGGGATCAGGGACGCGGCGCGGCGCGGGGCGCTCCAGCGTGTGTCGCATCCGCTGCTCCACGCCGAACGGATCGTCGTGGAGGAAATGGGAATCGACGTTGTCTCGCCGCTTCCGGGAGATTTCGAAGAGATCAGGAATTGCTTAGAAGGGTGAGAAAGCGATGCGCCCCCGCACCCTTCTAAGCAGAAATCCACGGTTGCGTCAGATCAGAAGATCACCTTTGCGGCGAGCTGGATGATCCGCGGCCCGAAAGAGGCCGTCGGCGTGCCGTACGCCGCGACCGGCGCGAGCGTCTGTCCGGCGTTCACGCGCCAGTAGGTCTGCGTGACGCCCGTGACGTTCGAGCGGTTCAGGATGTTGAAGGCCTCGGCGATGAGCTGGAGGTTGACCGGCCCGATCGGGATGTCCTTCGTGATGCGCGGGTCCCACGTCATGAACATCGGGTAGCGCTCCGTGTTGCGCGAGTAGCCCGGCGCGATGTCGTTGCGGTTGTTGCCGTCGGCGTTGAGGTCCGTGTTCGGCGTGACCGTCCGGTTGTACGGCTGCCCGGTCGCGACCGTGAAGATGCCCGAGAGCGACCATCCGCCGAGGACGGCCTGCTTCCAGCCTCCGGCGTCCCGGAAGTACGGCATGCTCCAGTAGGCCGAGATCACGAGGCGGTGCGGCTGGTCGGTGTCTCCCACGGCGCGGTCCACGTTGAAGTTGCGCGGGTCCGAGACCTGCTTGGCGTCGTCGCCGCCGTTCGGGACGACCGACGTCGCGTCCGGCTTCGTGTCGATGACCTTGCTGAACGTGTACGCGATCCGCGCCTGCCAGTTCTTCGAGAAGCGCTTGTTGACCTCGACCGTGAGGCCGTTGTACTCGGACTCGGCCGAGCTCTGGAACTGGATGACGCGGTTGAAATTCGAGAACGGCCGGTCCGCGGTGTTGTATTTCACGAGCGTGTACGTGTTCCCGCTCGCGTCCGTGTACGTCGTCGTGCCGGCGGAGCCGACGTTGACGTCCGTCGAGCGCTGGAGGTGCTGGCCGTTCGCGTAGAGGTACGAGACGGCGACGGCGACGTCGTTCGACACGGCGTGCTCGACGCCGACCGAGGCCTGGTGGACGAGCGGGCTCTCGAAGTTCGGGTCGAAGGCGAAGATCGTGGGCTTCGGCGGGTTCACTCCCGACGGGACGGACGGGAAGATGTTCGGGTACGTCGGCATCTGGAGGCCCGTGAACGTGAGCGTCTGGACGTTGATGCCGTTGTTCGA includes these proteins:
- a CDS encoding dipeptidase produces the protein MRFRLNLAAAALAVALPAAAADDTALAHAKDLLSRHILIDGHNDLPWAIREAKAAPGDVAAYDLRTKTSGQTDIPRLRAGRVGGQFWSVYVPGEAKEGWARMQLEQIELARRIVERYPDTFALALTADDAEKAFKAGKIASFIGMEGGHALENSLGALRAYYALGARYMTLTHNTSLLWADSATDAPARHGGLTKFGEEVVREMNRLGMLVDLSHVAPETMRAALRVSEAPVIFSHSSARAICDVPRNVPDDVIRLLPKNGGVVMIAFVTGFVSPEAAKILMPAFQEFNARAKTLASEKDRDALWKEIFAPLKVPKATVGEVADHVEHVRKVAGVDHVGLGADYDGNDSWPVGLEDVSTYPNLFAELIRRGWSDADLVKLAGGNVLRALRQAEAVARKLQASRPPSTATLESLDGPPGK
- a CDS encoding MFS transporter, translated to MTDATLRSDPAPRFDPARRRAVTFALVLVTSLSSFESTVVTTAMPTIIGDLHGLPLYSWVFSVYLFGSTITMPIYGRLADVHGRRRMMLLAIALFAGSSLLAALARTMPQLIAARGLQGLGAGGLIPLALTVSGDLYSMEERARIQGLFSSIWGVSSLVGPLAGAFLTVTAGWRSIFLLNLPLGLLAAWIVATRMIETPGAPRAVAGAPGLVALLKRRATAWPYVSAVLMGIALYGVSTYVPLFVQGARGGSASSAGAVITPLILFWAVSATAGGRLILRIGFRQSAVVGAGLLVLGFAGLLAAAALDASTPWISAACAVIGCGLGPTALSQLLAVQEDAPAEQRGVATSLVPFFRTVGGSLGVAAMGAVLAAGLSARLGPALESASRALSGEIPAPPGFRIALERSLLPVFAALLAAAVLAAFAAARFPAGRHRSR
- a CDS encoding diguanylate cyclase; its protein translation is MSAAVQTRINHETPLALVAAAIFALGLFALFVFLRDRLQVEFLIFFLFTMGVALYLGTWLSVWPLLGIPLSPVFRLNLALSFSIPPLLGLFFYRFYLARPPRWLRAVFVVEGACAALCLAWPRVDDLYRLLAVSYAAVAIIGGHVAALLISKWRRGVSYARPVVAGFLLVFLATLHDVAQDLSMVPEADHLQLIGPAFLLFSAIFLSVVADRMVRLRVAAATDPLTGLPNRTGLFERIALELARSKRTGRPVAVAVLDLDRFKDFNDAHGHLAGDRLLIASGEALTASLRTTDLAARFGGEEFVVLLPEIGRDEAAACAERIRLAVSKARVPGVAGHVTASIGLAVHDPQDGAPPGAAVLLREADAALYRAKALGRDRVCIAEGPVAGERLKGISGDSG
- a CDS encoding energy transducer TonB, producing the protein MFEPAPAPRRRPMFAVSATAHAALAAVLVVPPLFATPEPPELDGIVKIDWVPVLTIDAPARISVDSLRRVREGGLGARTASASGAAARPPVSQPTGIGSVLPDPTSEPEGQFTFEGTDEQSESGIGVPGETGKPGSGGPGGGILDATAPGVSPPVAIETIAPPYPELARRARIEGVVVLDAVIGADGAVREVRVAQGVSPLLDPAAVEAVRRWRYRPASVGARPVAVLLKVVLTFSLRNL
- a CDS encoding RluA family pseudouridine synthase, yielding MILFENADVLVLDKPAGVSMATSSRPGSAEEAVRRLLAACGVPADEPLPLLVHRLDVGTSGVVLLAKNDAAHRALSRALQQKTAQKSYRALVWGHPVPARGRIDLPLARDPKDGRKMRVEKDGKPSATRYETLRRYAGLSDLRLFPETGRTHQIRVHLSAKGHPIAGDDFYGGATRWRGIRDAARRGALQRVSHPLLHAERIVVEEMGIDVVSPLPGDFEEIRNCLEG